A genomic window from Salvia hispanica cultivar TCC Black 2014 chromosome 5, UniMelb_Shisp_WGS_1.0, whole genome shotgun sequence includes:
- the LOC125187278 gene encoding autophagy-related protein 18c-like isoform X1 — MTSTDSASPAIHPWEGCGLHEAPMDPLQPEPQLNDNEETELYSVSWNQDSGCFAAGTSHGFRIYNCNPFKETFRRDLKTGGFKIIEMLFRCNILALVGTKVNTQYPPNNVIIWDDFQSRCIGEFSFRSEIRAVKLRRDRVVVVLEHKIYVYNFMDLKLLHQIETLANPRGLCCLSHHPNTSVLACPGLQRGQVRVEHFGLNRTTLINAHDSKIACLTLTMDGLLLATASLRGTLIRIFNTLDGTRLQEVRRGVDRADIYNIALSPNVQWLAVSSDKGTVHIFSLRVRGFGDHRSTDSTAATGPISYNQSSSNALEPLITRSTSANPSSSFSFLKGVLPKYFSSEWSFAQFHFPGVTQFITTFGSQNTVIVVGLDGSFYRCSFDPVNGGEMVKQEYVRFLKTEAASQ; from the exons ATGACTTCAACTGATTCAGCATCTCCTGCAATACATCCATGGGAAGGATGTGGTCTCCATGAGGCACCAATGGATCCACTTCAACCAGAACCACAATTGAATGACAATGAGGAAACTGAGTTATACTCAGTGTCCTGGAACCAAGACTCTGGTTGCTTTGCTGCTGGCACCAGTCATGGTTTCCGCATATATAATTGTAATCCTTTTAAGGAAACATTCAGGCGTGATTTAAAAACTGGGGGGTTTAAGATAATAGAGATGCTTTTCAGATGCAACATCTTAGCACTTGTTGGAACTAAAGTGAATACTCAATATCCTCCAAACAATGTTATTATCTGGGACGATTTTCAAAGCAGATGTATTGGTGAGTTTTCATTTAGATCTGAGATTCGTGCAGTCAAACTAAGACGGGACCgtgttgttgttgttcttGAGCACAAGATATATGTTTACAATTTTATGGATCTGAAACTTCTTCATCAAATAGAGACTTTGGCAAATCCAAGAGGTCTTTGTTGTCTGTCTCATCACCCAAATACATCTGTGTTGGCATGTCCTGGTCTGCAACGAGGACAGGTTCGAGTTGAACATTTTGGCCTGAATAGGACAACGTTAATCAATGCTCATGATTCTAAGATTGCATGTTTGACCTTGACAATGGATGGGCTTCTTCTTGCAACTGCCAGTCTGAGAGGAACTTTAATAAGAATTTTCAACACATTGGATGGAACGCGATTGCAAGAG GTTCGCAGAGGGGTAGACAGAGCAGATATATACAACATTGCTCTGTCTCCAAATGTGCAGTGGTTGGCTGTATCGAGTGACAAAGGTACTGTTCACATATTTAGTCTTAGAGTGCGGGGATTTGGCGATCACCGGTCAACAGATTCCACTGCTGCTACAGGTCCAATATCATATAACCAAAGTTCATCCAATGCACTTGAGCCCTTAATCACTCGTAGTACTAGTGCTAATCCCAGTTCGtccttttctttcttgaaAG GGGTTCTACCCAAGTATTTTAGTTCGGAATGGTCATTTGCTCAGTTCCACTTCCCCGGAGTCACCCAGTTCATTACGACATTTGGTTCTCAAAACACTGTCATCGTTGTAGGCTTGGATGGGAG CTTCTACCGGTGCAGCTTTGATCCGGTGAATGGAGGAGAAATGGTGAAGCAGGAGTATGTTCGCTTTCTGAAAACTGAAGCCGCATCTCAGTAG
- the LOC125187278 gene encoding autophagy-related protein 18d-like isoform X2: MTSTDSASPAIHPWEGCGLHEAPMDPLQPEPQLNDNEETELYSVSWNQDSGCFAAGTSHGFRIYNCNPFKETFRRDLKTGGFKIIEMLFRCNILALVGTKVNTQYPPNNVIIWDDFQSRCIGEFSFRSEIRAVKLRRDRVVVVLEHKIYVYNFMDLKLLHQIETLANPRGLCCLSHHPNTSVLACPGLQRGQVRVEHFGLNRTTLINAHDSKIACLTLTMDGLLLATASLRGTLIRIFNTLDGTRLQEVRRGVDRADIYNIALSPNVQWLAVSSDKGTVHIFSLRVRGFGDHRSTDSTAATGPISYNQSSSNALEPLITRSTSANPSSSFSFLKGVLPKYFSSEWSFAQFHFPGVTQFITTFGSQNTVIVVGLDGSSANYQLLPVQL, translated from the exons ATGACTTCAACTGATTCAGCATCTCCTGCAATACATCCATGGGAAGGATGTGGTCTCCATGAGGCACCAATGGATCCACTTCAACCAGAACCACAATTGAATGACAATGAGGAAACTGAGTTATACTCAGTGTCCTGGAACCAAGACTCTGGTTGCTTTGCTGCTGGCACCAGTCATGGTTTCCGCATATATAATTGTAATCCTTTTAAGGAAACATTCAGGCGTGATTTAAAAACTGGGGGGTTTAAGATAATAGAGATGCTTTTCAGATGCAACATCTTAGCACTTGTTGGAACTAAAGTGAATACTCAATATCCTCCAAACAATGTTATTATCTGGGACGATTTTCAAAGCAGATGTATTGGTGAGTTTTCATTTAGATCTGAGATTCGTGCAGTCAAACTAAGACGGGACCgtgttgttgttgttcttGAGCACAAGATATATGTTTACAATTTTATGGATCTGAAACTTCTTCATCAAATAGAGACTTTGGCAAATCCAAGAGGTCTTTGTTGTCTGTCTCATCACCCAAATACATCTGTGTTGGCATGTCCTGGTCTGCAACGAGGACAGGTTCGAGTTGAACATTTTGGCCTGAATAGGACAACGTTAATCAATGCTCATGATTCTAAGATTGCATGTTTGACCTTGACAATGGATGGGCTTCTTCTTGCAACTGCCAGTCTGAGAGGAACTTTAATAAGAATTTTCAACACATTGGATGGAACGCGATTGCAAGAG GTTCGCAGAGGGGTAGACAGAGCAGATATATACAACATTGCTCTGTCTCCAAATGTGCAGTGGTTGGCTGTATCGAGTGACAAAGGTACTGTTCACATATTTAGTCTTAGAGTGCGGGGATTTGGCGATCACCGGTCAACAGATTCCACTGCTGCTACAGGTCCAATATCATATAACCAAAGTTCATCCAATGCACTTGAGCCCTTAATCACTCGTAGTACTAGTGCTAATCCCAGTTCGtccttttctttcttgaaAG GGGTTCTACCCAAGTATTTTAGTTCGGAATGGTCATTTGCTCAGTTCCACTTCCCCGGAGTCACCCAGTTCATTACGACATTTGGTTCTCAAAACACTGTCATCGTTGTAGGCTTGGATGGGAG CTCGGCCAACTATCAGCTTCTACCGGTGCAGCTTTGA
- the LOC125187278 gene encoding autophagy-related protein 18d-like isoform X3 — translation MTSTDSASPAIHPWEGCGLHEAPMDPLQPEPQLNDNEETELYSVSWNQDSGCFAAGTSHGFRIYNCNPFKETFRRDLKTGGFKIIEMLFRCNILALVGTKVNTQYPPNNVIIWDDFQSRCIGEFSFRSEIRAVKLRRDRVVVVLEHKIYVYNFMDLKLLHQIETLANPRGLCCLSHHPNTSVLACPGLQRGQVRVEHFGLNRTTLINAHDSKIACLTLTMDGLLLATASLRGTLIRIFNTLDGTRLQEVRRGVDRADIYNIALSPNVQWLAVSSDKGPISYNQSSSNALEPLITRSTSANPSSSFSFLKGVLPKYFSSEWSFAQFHFPGVTQFITTFGSQNTVIVVGLDGSFYRCSFDPVNGGEMVKQEYVRFLKTEAASQ, via the exons ATGACTTCAACTGATTCAGCATCTCCTGCAATACATCCATGGGAAGGATGTGGTCTCCATGAGGCACCAATGGATCCACTTCAACCAGAACCACAATTGAATGACAATGAGGAAACTGAGTTATACTCAGTGTCCTGGAACCAAGACTCTGGTTGCTTTGCTGCTGGCACCAGTCATGGTTTCCGCATATATAATTGTAATCCTTTTAAGGAAACATTCAGGCGTGATTTAAAAACTGGGGGGTTTAAGATAATAGAGATGCTTTTCAGATGCAACATCTTAGCACTTGTTGGAACTAAAGTGAATACTCAATATCCTCCAAACAATGTTATTATCTGGGACGATTTTCAAAGCAGATGTATTGGTGAGTTTTCATTTAGATCTGAGATTCGTGCAGTCAAACTAAGACGGGACCgtgttgttgttgttcttGAGCACAAGATATATGTTTACAATTTTATGGATCTGAAACTTCTTCATCAAATAGAGACTTTGGCAAATCCAAGAGGTCTTTGTTGTCTGTCTCATCACCCAAATACATCTGTGTTGGCATGTCCTGGTCTGCAACGAGGACAGGTTCGAGTTGAACATTTTGGCCTGAATAGGACAACGTTAATCAATGCTCATGATTCTAAGATTGCATGTTTGACCTTGACAATGGATGGGCTTCTTCTTGCAACTGCCAGTCTGAGAGGAACTTTAATAAGAATTTTCAACACATTGGATGGAACGCGATTGCAAGAG GTTCGCAGAGGGGTAGACAGAGCAGATATATACAACATTGCTCTGTCTCCAAATGTGCAGTGGTTGGCTGTATCGAGTGACAAAG GTCCAATATCATATAACCAAAGTTCATCCAATGCACTTGAGCCCTTAATCACTCGTAGTACTAGTGCTAATCCCAGTTCGtccttttctttcttgaaAG GGGTTCTACCCAAGTATTTTAGTTCGGAATGGTCATTTGCTCAGTTCCACTTCCCCGGAGTCACCCAGTTCATTACGACATTTGGTTCTCAAAACACTGTCATCGTTGTAGGCTTGGATGGGAG CTTCTACCGGTGCAGCTTTGATCCGGTGAATGGAGGAGAAATGGTGAAGCAGGAGTATGTTCGCTTTCTGAAAACTGAAGCCGCATCTCAGTAG